The genomic DNA ATTGGGTAGCCATCTAGACAGGTCATCATGGCGGGTTCGTCGCCCGGTATATTCAATAAAATAGAAGAAATACGCCCACCATACATTGCACCTGCATAAACAGAGGTGAGTAGGATTAGGGCGGTTTCTACTGGCAGTGCCAGAGAAAATGCTAACGGTATTAAAATAGCAACACCATTAGCTGGACCTAATCCAGGCAACGCACCAATGAGAGTGCCGACAAAGGCGCCAATCAGCGCATACATTAGGTTGGTGGGTGTTAATGCGACAGCAAAGCCATCGAGTAAAAATTGTAAGGTTTCCACTAGCTCATCTCCAACAAACCTAAAGGTAGGGGTAAATCGAGTAAATTATTAAAAAGTAGAAAAACGCCAACAGCACTTGCTAAGGCAATGATCGCTGCAATTTTTAAGTTGCCTCCCATTCGCCAAGACAAAAAGGTTACCGCTCCCATGGTACTGAGTATGAAACCAAGAGGCTCCATCAGTACGGCGTAAAGAACGAGCGCTAGAACCGCGTATACAATTTCAAGTAATGTTTTACCATGAGGCCATTTATTATTCGGCTCAGGTTTAAACATCAGTGCAATACTGGCAAGTGCCAATACAACGGCCAGAATCATAGGAAACGTATCTGGTCCGACTACTTCATGGCTTCCGAAAGGTTCTGGCCACTGTTGTGACGCCCAGCCATAGGCTAGGGCGATCACGAACAGGAACAGGCCTAACAGCCGATCCCCGTTTAACATCATTTTAATAAACCAATTTCACGTGAAAGTTGTTCGATGTCTGCAACTTGTTGAGTTACAAACGCTTCAAATTCATCCGCTTTTGGATGGAATGGAATCAAGCCATTCTTAGCCATAACGTCTTTCCATTCTTGTGAGTTGTAAAGCGTGTCAATTGCATTAACCCAGTATTCTTGAGCCGCTTTGTCGGCATCTTTTGGCATATAGAATCCACGCCAGTTAGGTCCTAACGCATCGATACCTTGTTCGCGAGCCGTTGGAATCGTTCCGAATTTACCCGGTAGACGCTCTTCAGCCAAAACAGCGATAATGCGTAGATCACCTGATTCCCAGAAACCCGTGGCTTCAGAAATATCACCGGTGAAGGCATCAACATGACCGCCTACAACTTGCGTAATGGCTTCGCCGCCATTGTTGTATGAAAGGTATGGGATTTTAGGTAGGTTAGTAACGCCCGCCGCTTTTGCAGCGATCAGTACTTTTAGGTGATCCCAGCCGCCATTGGCTGAACCGCCAGAGAACTTCA from Reinekea marina includes the following:
- a CDS encoding tripartite tricarboxylate transporter TctB family protein, which codes for MMLNGDRLLGLFLFVIALAYGWASQQWPEPFGSHEVVGPDTFPMILAVVLALASIALMFKPEPNNKWPHGKTLLEIVYAVLALVLYAVLMEPLGFILSTMGAVTFLSWRMGGNLKIAAIIALASAVGVFLLFNNLLDLPLPLGLLEMS
- a CDS encoding Bug family tripartite tricarboxylate transporter substrate binding protein, giving the protein MIKNKTLKVALAAVVGLSASFASAWEPTGKVDCIAPANPGGGWDFTCRSVGNVLEALNLVPAAVQTTNMAGAGGGVAFAHVLGKRNDDDQLLVAASTATTTRLAQKQFAGMDASMVKWVGALGADYGIIAVGKDSPYKDLNSLMAAAAKDPRSVKFSGGSANGGWDHLKVLIAAKAAGVTNLPKIPYLSYNNGGEAITQVVGGHVDAFTGDISEATGFWESGDLRIIAVLAEERLPGKFGTIPTAREQGIDALGPNWRGFYMPKDADKAAQEYWVNAIDTLYNSQEWKDVMAKNGLIPFHPKADEFEAFVTQQVADIEQLSREIGLLK